The sequence TGCGGCCGGGCGCGGGTCCACATGGGAACGGTGTTGAGGAGGACGCCGACGATGCCGGACAGGTCCTCGTCGCCGCCGCGTCCGGAGACGGTCACGCCGAACACCGCGTCGCCGCGACCGGTGCGTGCCCCGAGCAGCAGGCCGAACGCCCCGGTGAGCAGGGTGTTGAGGGTGACGCCGTGCGCCTTGGCGGAGTCCCGCAGCAGGTCCGACAGTTCGGCGGACAGGGTGTGCAGGAGCGCGTGCGGCAGCTCGTCCGTGCGGGGCGGCCGGGGGCCGGCGAGCAGCGTCGGGCCGGTGAGGCCGCTCAGGTGCTCCGCCCAGAACCGCTCGGATGCGGCGGGGTCCTTGGCGGCCAGCGCGCGGGCGTAGTCCTCGAAGCCGGGCGTACGAGGCGTGGCGTCGGTCAGGGGTTCGCCCGCGACGAGGGTCGCGTAGGCGTCGAAGAGGTCCCGCAGCAGGATCTCCCGCGAGCAGCCGTCCCACAGCAGCAGGTGGTAGCTGAGCAGCAGCCCGTCGCGGCCGTCGGGCAGGCGGAGCACGGTGAGCCGGACCAGGGGCGGCTCACCGGGGTCGAAGCCGGTGTCGCGGTCCCGGGCGCGCAGCGCGTCGGCCTCCGCCTCGGACCCGGCGTCGACCGTGCGGACGCCGACCCGGGTGCCGGCCCGGAGGATCTGGACCGGGTTGCCGTCGTCGTCGGTGGTGAAGCCGGCGCCGACGACCGGGTGCCGGGCGATGACGTACGCCATCGCGTCGGCCAGTGCGTCGGTGTCGAGGCGCCGGTCGAGGGTGAAGTAGCTCTGGGCGACGTAGTGCCCGGTCGCGCCGGTCAGCTGGGCCTGGAAGTACAGGCCGCGCTGGAGCGGGGTGACCGGTGCCGTGCGTTCGGCGGTCGCGGCGGTGTCCGCGAGGTGCTCCAGGGCGGCGCGCCAGTGCCCGGTGATCTCGTCGGGGACGCCGTCGGTGAGAACGAACGCGGCGTGCAGGCTGCCGGTGGCGGCGTCGGTCCAGGCGTTGACCTCGACGGCGTACGGGCTGTCGCCCTCGTCGCCGGTGATCTGCGGGGCGTCGGACTCGCCGCCCCGGCCGAGGTAGTTGAACAGCACCTGCGGGCGGGCGGTCAGCAGCGGCGCGGTCTGCGGGTTGAGGTACCGGAGCCGGCCGTAGGCGACGTGCCCGTGCTCGTCGGGCTGGCGCGCCACGACCTCACGGGCCGCCGCGACGGGGTCGGTGTGCGGGGTGAGACGTACGGGCGCGATGGAGGTGAACCAGCCGACGGTACGGGTGTAGTCGTGGTGGTCCAGAGCGGGGACCCGGCCGTGGCGCTCCAGGTCGACCGCGAGGTCGGTGGGCTCGGGCTGGATGTGCGTCAGGGCCGTACGCAGGGCGCCGCAGAGCAGTTCGGTGAGGCCGATGCCCAGTGCGGCGGGCGCGGTACGGGTCACCCGGTCGCTCACCTCGGGGCCGAGGACCACGGTCGTCTCGCGCGGCTCCCCCGTCCCGGGCAGCGCGGCGGGGGCGTCGAGCACGGTGATCCAGTCGCCCAGGCCCTCGGTGGTGTGCGCGGCACGGGCGGTGAGCGCGTCGGCGTACTCGGCGTAGGAGGTGGTCGCGGGCGGCAGGGCCTCGCCGCGCAGGGCGGTGGCCAGGTCGTCGAGGAGGATCAGCCAGGACACCGTGTCGACCGCGAGGTGGTGCGCGGTGACGACGAGGGTCCGGGTGGCGGCCAGCCAGGTGAAGGCGACGACCTCGCCGGTCCCCGGGTCCAGGCGTGCGGCGGCCGCGTTCGCGGCGAGCGTGGTGTCACCGAAGTCCGCGTGTACGACGGTCACCTGGCGGGAGGGCCCGATGTGCGGGGTCCAGACGCCGTGCGCGGTGTCCAGGCGCATACGCAGGGCCGGGTGGGCGGCCACGACGGCGTTGGCGGCGCGTTCGATGCCGGCGAACGTGGTCCCCTCGTCCGTCACCAGCGTCCGGGCCTGGGCGAACCCGCCGAGGGTGCCGCCGAGTTCGCGTCGGCGCAGGATGATCGGCGTCGGCGCGAACGGTCCCTCCTGCGGGCGTGCCCGCTCGGGCGCGACGGTCCGCGGGGCGCGCGAGCGCAGCTCTTCGGCGAGGGCGCGCGGGGTCTTGCACAGGAAGACGTCCCGGGGCGCGATGGCCAGGCCGAGCGCCCTGGCGCGGTTGATGACGGTGATCGCGACGATGCTGTCACCGCCCGCCATGAAGAAGTCGGTGTCCTCGTCGACGGCGGCGCCCGGCAGTACCTCGGCGAAGACCGCGGTCAGCGCGGCGACCGCGGAGCCGGCCGCGGGCGCGGTGTCCGGCCGCGCGGCGGCCTGTGCGGTCAGCGCCTTGCGGTCGAGCTTGCCGTTGACCGTGAGCGGCAGCGCGTCGACCGTCAGCACCCGGCCGGGCACCATGTGCACGGGCAGCTTCGCGGCGAGCAGTGCGCCGAGGTCGCCGGGGACCCGGCCCACGACATGCGCGACGAGCTGGTCGCCGTCCGCCGACGGGGTGACGGCCACGTCGACCACACCGTCCAGCTCCCGGACCGCCGCCTCGACCTCGCCCAGCTCGATCCGGAAGCCCTTGAGCTGCACCTGGTCGTCGGCGCGGCCCGCGAACTCCAGCTCGCCGTCGAGCGTGCGGCGGGCCAGGTCGCCCGTGTGGTACATCCGGGAGCCGTCGTCCGCGAAGGGGTTGGCGACGAAGCGCCCGGCGGTGAGACCGGGCCGGCCCAGGTAGCCGAGGGACACCTGGTCGCCGGCCACGTAGATCGCGCCCACCGTGCCCGGCGGAACGGGGCGGAGCCGGTCGTCGAGCAGATACGTGGTCAGGCCCGGGACCGGGCCGCCGATCGGGCTGGCGTCGGCGCCGAAGTCCTCGTCGGTGAGCACCCGGTGGGTGACGTGGACGGTGGTCTCGGTGATCCCGTACATGTTGACCAGCTCGGGTGACCCGGTGCCGTACCGCTCCACCCAGCCGCGCAGCCGTACGGGGTCCAGCGCCTCGCCGCCGAAGATGATCCGGCGCAGCGCGGTGGCCCGTTCCCCGGCGTGCCGGTCGGCCTCGATGAACTGGTAGAAGGCCGACGGGGTCTGGTTCAGCACGGTCACCCCGCGCTCGCGCACCAGCCGGTGGAAGTCGACCGGGGAGCGGGTCAGCCCGTAGTCCGGGACCAGCAGCTCCCCGCCGTGCGCCAGCGCGCCCCACAGCTCCCAGACGGCGAAGTCGAAGGAGTACGAGTGGAACTGCACCCACACGTCGTCGGGGCCGAAGTCCATGCCGGCGCGGGTGTTGGCGAGGAGTGCGACCACGCTCAGGTGCGGAACGACGACGCCCTTGGGCCGGCCGGTCGATCCCGAGGTGTAGATGACGTACGCGGGATCGTGCGGGGCGGGACCCGTCGGGGTCACCGGCGCCTCGTCGGACTGGGCCGGTTCGTCACCGAGGACCAGAACGCGGGCCGGGACGCCCGCCCGCTCAAGCAGACCGGTGAAGCGCTCCCGCTCGCCGGGACCGACCAGGACGGCCTGCGGGGCGGCGTCACCGAGGATGTACTCCAGTCGCTCGTCGGGGTAGGCCTGGTCGAGCGGTACGTAGGCGCCGCCCGCCGAGACGATGGCGATCAGCGCGGTGACCTGTTCCAGCGAGCGCGGTACGGCGACGGCGACGCGCAGCCCCGGCCGGACACCGGCGGCGCGCAGGGTCGCGGCCAACCTGTCCTTGGCGGCGGCGAGTTCGCCGTACGTCAGGGAGGCGGTGGTGCCGTCAAGACCGCACCGTGTGACGGCGGTGGCGGCCGGGTCGCGGCGGGCGGCGGCGTCGAAGAGGGCGCTCAGCGTGGTGGGGGTGAGCGGTACCGGGCGCTCGGTGTCCTCGGCCGCCGGCTCGCCGACCGGGGTGCCGGGCCGGGTCAGGAGGCCGGTGAGCGTACGGGTGAACGTGTCGAGGATGCGCCGGGCGCCGGGTTCCCGAAGGAGGGCGCCGTCGTAGATCAGGTTGAAGCGGGGGCGGCCGTCGGACGCGCGCTCCACCACCAGGGTCAGCGGGTAGTGCGGGGCGCCCTCGTTCACGATGCCGGAGACGACCAGCTCGTCGTCGGGGCCGCGCAGGGCGGCCACATCGGTGGCGACGTCGAACACCACCAGCGTGTCGAAGCGGGCGGCGGCGCCCGCGAGCCGGCCGATCCGCGCAAGCGAGACATGCTGGTGCGCGAGGACCGCGCTCTGGTGGTCGCGCACAGAGGCGAGCAGGTCCCCCGCGGTGGTGGAGGCGGCCCAACGGGCGCGTACCGGAATGGTGTTGATGAAGAGGCCCACCATGTCCGCGATGCCGGGCACCTCGGCATCACGGCCGGACACCGTGGAGCCGAAGACCACGTCCTCGCGGTGCAGCAGGCCGCCCAGCGTCACCGCCCAGGCACTGTGCACGGCCACGCTCAGCGGCACCCCGGCCGCGCGGGCGGCCGAGTCGATGTCGTGGGCGGGCTCCACGGCGGTGTCGGCGAACGTGTCGGACGGGGTGTGGCCCTCGGCGACGAGGGAGGGGCCGGGCAGTCCGGCCAGTTGCTCGCCCCAGACCCGGTCGCTCTCCTCGTCGTCGAGTCCGGCGAGCAGGCGTACGTAGTCGGGGAAGCCGCCCGCCCGGTAGGCGGCGCCGGGCCGGTGGTACTCGGCCAGCAGCGCGCGGAGCATCGGCGGCACGGACCAGCCGTCGGCGACGATGTGGTGCACGGTCTGCACCAGCACGGTGCGGCCGGGGCCGCCCCGGACGAGGGTGTACCGCATGAGCGGACCCGCGGCCAGGTCGAACCCGGCGCGGCGGTCGCGCTCGGCGAGGTCGCGGATCTCCTCGTCGGTGATGCCGGGCCGGTCCAGGACGGTGAAGGGGGCCTCGGTGCCGCTCTCCAGCACGGAGACGACACGGCCGTCGGCGAGGGCCGTGAAGCGTGCGGCCAGGTTCGGGTAGAGGGTGAGCAGCCGGGTGGCGGCCGCCGCAAGGCGTCCTGCGTCCACCTCACCGTCCAGGGTGAGGAGTTGCTGTTCGACGTAGCTGCCCGCCGAGTCGTCGTCGAAGACCGAGTGGAAGTACAGGCCCTCCTGCAGCGGGGTCAGCGGCAGGATGTCCCGCAGGGCGGGGCCGTCCAGTGCGTCTACGTCGGCCTGGGTGAGCGGGAGGGGCGCGAAGTCGCTGGGCGAGTGCCCGCCGGCGTCGAGCGCGGCCAGGGCGGTCAGGGCGTCCTGGAAGTATCCGCCGAGGGTGTCGATGTCCTCGTCGGTGAACACGCCCTCGGGCCAGGAGACGGTGGTGGCGAGGCCGTAGGCGCCGCTCGCGTCGGGTTCGGCGATGGCGTTGAACTCCAGGGCGCGCGGCAGCCGCATCCGCGGGTCGCGCTTCTCGCCCAGCTGCCCGGTGGTTCCGGCGAGCTGCCAGTCCCCGCCGGTGCCCGCGTCGAACCGGCCCAGGTAGTTGAAGAGCACCTGGGGTGCGGGCGTGACCGCGACGGTGCCGTGCAGATGGCGCAGGGCGCCGTAGGACAGGCCGTTGTGCGGGACGCGGGCGAGGTCTTCCTTCACCGCCTTGAGCGCGGCGGCCAGGTAGCGGGGGTCGGTGAGGTCGGCCGCCGTGCCGGGATCCACGGTGACGGGGAAGAGGGTGGTGAACCAGCCCACGGTCCGCGACAGGTCGGGCTCGAATCCGGCGGTGTCCGCGACCGCCCGGCCCTCGCGGCCGTGTCCTTCGAGTTCGATGTGCGCGAAGGTCTGGTCCTGGCCCAGGCCGCGCCGCCACCGGGCGAGGGTGACGGCGAGCGCGGTGAGCAGGACGTCGTTGATGCCGGCGTGGAACCTGGCGGGGATCTCGCCGAGCAGGGCGGAGGTGATGCCGGGGGCGACGGTGAAGGTCCGCTCGCGCTCCCGGGCGACCGTGTCGTCCTCGGACAGGGGCCGCCGGCCCAGCGGTCCGTCGGGGCCCGGCAGGGGGCGCGCGTAGTGGTCCCGGTCGGCGTCGAAGCCGGTACGGTCGAGCAGTCCGGCCCAGCGGCGGAACGAGGTGCCCTCGCGGGGCAGCAGGACCGGGGCGCCCGCGACGGACTGCTCCCAGGCCGTGGCCAGGTCCTCCGTCAGGACGCGCCAGGAGACGCCGTCGACGACCACGTGGTGGGCGACCAGAACCAGTTGGCGGGCCTCGCGGCGCCAGACGGCGCGCAGCATCACACCGTGGTCCGGGTCGAGACCGGCGGTGGCGCGGGCGACACAGGCGTCGAGCGGTTCGTCGCTCTCCTCCCAGGCGGCGACGGCGCCGTCCGCCCCGGGTATGCCGAAGCTCCAGTGCTCGCCCCGTACGAGCCGGGCGCGCAGCATGTCGTGCCGGCGGACGACGGCGGTGAGGATGTCGTCCAGCGCTCCGGCGGTCAGGGCCGCCGGGGTGTTCAGCACCACGGACTGCACGAATCCGTCGATCGCGTCGGTGGTTTCGCCGAGCCACCGCACGATGGGCGTGCCCACGACGGGTCCGGTCGGCTCGTCGTCGTCGCGGGCCGTGAGGACGTCCTCGCGGCTCGCCACCGCCGCGAGTTCGCCGATGACGCTGTGGGTGAAGATCTGGCGCGCGGTGACGTGGAGGCCGGACCTGCGCAGGGCGCTCAGCAGGGAGATCGCCAGAATGCTGTCGCCGCCGAGGCGGAAGAAGTCCTGGTCGACACCGACCGCGTCCAGCCGCAGCACCTCCGCCACCGCGGCGCACACGGTGCGCTCGTCGTCGGTGGCGGGCGCGGTGAGCGGACCGCCGGCGAGCACCGGCTCGGGCAGCGCGGCCCGGTCGGTCTTGCCGTTCGCGGTGAGCGGGAAGGCGTCCAGCACCACGGTGTGGGCGGGCACCATGTACTCCACCAGGTGCGCCTCGGCCCACACCCGGACGTCGTCCGGGGTCAGCTCCTCGTGTCCGGCGGCGGGGATCACGTACGCCACCAGGTAGGTCCCGCCCGCCGTGTTCTTCCGGGCGACGACACAGGTGTGGCGTACGCGGGGGTGCTCGGCGAGCCCCGTCTCCACGTCCTCGATCTCCAGCCGCATGCCGCGGATCTTGATCTGGTTGTCGGCGCGGCCGAGGAAGTCCAGCGAGCCGTCCGGGGCGAACCGGGCGAGGTCGCCCGTGCGGTAGAGCCGCGAGCCGTCCCGGGCGAAGGGGTTCGCCACGAAGCGGGAGGCGGTGAGTCCGGGCGCGTTGACGTAGCCGCGGCCCAGGAGAAGGCCACCGGCGTACAGTTCGCCGCCGACCCCGACGGGCACCGGGCGCAGTTCGTCGTCGAGGACGTAGAGCCGGGTGTTGGGGTTGGCCCTGCCGATGGAGGTGGAAAGGCGCTCGGCCTCGCCCCGGTAGATGACGTGCGAGACGCCGATCGTCGTCTCGGCGGGGCCGTAGCCGTGGTATAGCGGGATGTCGAGGCGGCTGCGGAACCGCTCGTACAGCTCG is a genomic window of Streptomyces sp. NBC_00708 containing:
- a CDS encoding amino acid adenylation domain-containing protein; translation: MSEPSGHHIRLSPRGLADLRRRTGDRDDRILTEACAIGLAYWASGRSPEGIDLTPATLFADVLAWADNGGTAPAGWQVGADGRSIALPDGVAREDAQLALDDLADFPGRPLGTIAPSGPATRIEELARWNDTGVDRDRPTIVEMFREQARSRPDAVAIVDEHRTLTYRQAAALSSQLAHHLVGRGLTAEQVVGISLGRSAEMVIGLLGVLQAGCAFVPLDPLWPAARRAVVAEDARIALQLNPSGEQTTGEPEAVGVDLDDWAFAAHPADPPAVATDGEALAYVIFTSGSTGRPKGAMIRHEAISERLLWQSREILGFGHDDASLFKAPLSFDISVNEIFLPLVTGARLVVLRPGGERDPHHLLSVIAEHRVTFTYLVSSMLDVLLEMTGESGRLDSLRHVWCGGELLTPELYERFRSRLDIPLYHGYGPAETTIGVSHVIYRGEAERLSTSIGRANPNTRLYVLDDELRPVPVGVGGELYAGGLLLGRGYVNAPGLTASRFVANPFARDGSRLYRTGDLARFAPDGSLDFLGRADNQIKIRGMRLEIEDVETGLAEHPRVRHTCVVARKNTAGGTYLVAYVIPAAGHEELTPDDVRVWAEAHLVEYMVPAHTVVLDAFPLTANGKTDRAALPEPVLAGGPLTAPATDDERTVCAAVAEVLRLDAVGVDQDFFRLGGDSILAISLLSALRRSGLHVTARQIFTHSVIGELAAVASREDVLTARDDDEPTGPVVGTPIVRWLGETTDAIDGFVQSVVLNTPAALTAGALDDILTAVVRRHDMLRARLVRGEHWSFGIPGADGAVAAWEESDEPLDACVARATAGLDPDHGVMLRAVWRREARQLVLVAHHVVVDGVSWRVLTEDLATAWEQSVAGAPVLLPREGTSFRRWAGLLDRTGFDADRDHYARPLPGPDGPLGRRPLSEDDTVARERERTFTVAPGITSALLGEIPARFHAGINDVLLTALAVTLARWRRGLGQDQTFAHIELEGHGREGRAVADTAGFEPDLSRTVGWFTTLFPVTVDPGTAADLTDPRYLAAALKAVKEDLARVPHNGLSYGALRHLHGTVAVTPAPQVLFNYLGRFDAGTGGDWQLAGTTGQLGEKRDPRMRLPRALEFNAIAEPDASGAYGLATTVSWPEGVFTDEDIDTLGGYFQDALTALAALDAGGHSPSDFAPLPLTQADVDALDGPALRDILPLTPLQEGLYFHSVFDDDSAGSYVEQQLLTLDGEVDAGRLAAAATRLLTLYPNLAARFTALADGRVVSVLESGTEAPFTVLDRPGITDEEIRDLAERDRRAGFDLAAGPLMRYTLVRGGPGRTVLVQTVHHIVADGWSVPPMLRALLAEYHRPGAAYRAGGFPDYVRLLAGLDDEESDRVWGEQLAGLPGPSLVAEGHTPSDTFADTAVEPAHDIDSAARAAGVPLSVAVHSAWAVTLGGLLHREDVVFGSTVSGRDAEVPGIADMVGLFINTIPVRARWAASTTAGDLLASVRDHQSAVLAHQHVSLARIGRLAGAAARFDTLVVFDVATDVAALRGPDDELVVSGIVNEGAPHYPLTLVVERASDGRPRFNLIYDGALLREPGARRILDTFTRTLTGLLTRPGTPVGEPAAEDTERPVPLTPTTLSALFDAAARRDPAATAVTRCGLDGTTASLTYGELAAAKDRLAATLRAAGVRPGLRVAVAVPRSLEQVTALIAIVSAGGAYVPLDQAYPDERLEYILGDAAPQAVLVGPGERERFTGLLERAGVPARVLVLGDEPAQSDEAPVTPTGPAPHDPAYVIYTSGSTGRPKGVVVPHLSVVALLANTRAGMDFGPDDVWVQFHSYSFDFAVWELWGALAHGGELLVPDYGLTRSPVDFHRLVRERGVTVLNQTPSAFYQFIEADRHAGERATALRRIIFGGEALDPVRLRGWVERYGTGSPELVNMYGITETTVHVTHRVLTDEDFGADASPIGGPVPGLTTYLLDDRLRPVPPGTVGAIYVAGDQVSLGYLGRPGLTAGRFVANPFADDGSRMYHTGDLARRTLDGELEFAGRADDQVQLKGFRIELGEVEAAVRELDGVVDVAVTPSADGDQLVAHVVGRVPGDLGALLAAKLPVHMVPGRVLTVDALPLTVNGKLDRKALTAQAAARPDTAPAAGSAVAALTAVFAEVLPGAAVDEDTDFFMAGGDSIVAITVINRARALGLAIAPRDVFLCKTPRALAEELRSRAPRTVAPERARPQEGPFAPTPIILRRRELGGTLGGFAQARTLVTDEGTTFAGIERAANAVVAAHPALRMRLDTAHGVWTPHIGPSRQVTVVHADFGDTTLAANAAAARLDPGTGEVVAFTWLAATRTLVVTAHHLAVDTVSWLILLDDLATALRGEALPPATTSYAEYADALTARAAHTTEGLGDWITVLDAPAALPGTGEPRETTVVLGPEVSDRVTRTAPAALGIGLTELLCGALRTALTHIQPEPTDLAVDLERHGRVPALDHHDYTRTVGWFTSIAPVRLTPHTDPVAAAREVVARQPDEHGHVAYGRLRYLNPQTAPLLTARPQVLFNYLGRGGESDAPQITGDEGDSPYAVEVNAWTDAATGSLHAAFVLTDGVPDEITGHWRAALEHLADTAATAERTAPVTPLQRGLYFQAQLTGATGHYVAQSYFTLDRRLDTDALADAMAYVIARHPVVGAGFTTDDDGNPVQILRAGTRVGVRTVDAGSEAEADALRARDRDTGFDPGEPPLVRLTVLRLPDGRDGLLLSYHLLLWDGCSREILLRDLFDAYATLVAGEPLTDATPRTPGFEDYARALAAKDPAASERFWAEHLSGLTGPTLLAGPRPPRTDELPHALLHTLSAELSDLLRDSAKAHGVTLNTLLTGAFGLLLGARTGRGDAVFGVTVSGRGGDEDLSGIVGVLLNTVPMWTRARPQDTAGEYLARVQAARVEAMEHEHLGLGEIQRAGGHDALFDNLFVLQNFLDLDALAGINARHGITSVRADDSTHYPFTWVVTPGDRLTVKLEHRDDDSTGARRLLDGYVRLLEDLARATGPLGALPGLEPAPEPAARTDVGTDTVVDLFDRAADRHPDRVALVAGGEAMTFGQLRDRSREVAGVLAGRGIGPEKAVGIAVPRSLDSIVALFAVLRTGAAYVPLELDHPDERIAAIVADARPDVTLTVSTVAPRLTGELIELDRPLPAAEPYTAFAPGDPDRLRHPAYTIYTSGSTGRPKGVVTEYAGLTNMLVNHQRRIFGPVLAEQGHRTFRIAHTVSFAFDMSWEELLWLADGHEVHICDEELRRDAPRLVAYCLDHGIDVINVTPTYAQQLVAEGLLDDPGRRPALVLLGGEAVTPGLWQRLADTEGTAGYNLYGPTEYTINTLGVGTFECQDPVVGVAIDNTEVYVLDPWLRPLPDGIPGELYVAGVGIARGYLGQPAQTSHRFVACPFGVPGERMYRTGDLVVRRPDGNLAYLGRTDQQVKIRGHRVEPGEVEAAFAAHPAVRFAAAVAQPDPQVDGAYRLAAYLVLEDADLAAVAAEVGAALPDFLRPSHYAEVDSIPLTVNGKADTKALPEPKPLGVLAGAGERAPETGTEITVCEFFAEALDLDDDEVSAVSDFVSLGGHSMLAVRLIGLLRREYGPVITIRDLLTLRTPEAIAGHLDEHS